The Vreelandella piezotolerans genomic interval CTCTTGGGTTAGGGTCGGTGGTGTAAAGCCCCCGCTTGGCCAGCTGAATCGCGCGGGCCATGTAGCGATGATCGGCAGTGGAGAACTCACCCATCATGACGCTCCGTTCGGTGATCCCTGCCCGGCCGGCTCATCGGAGGGCTCTTGGGAGAGCCGATCGATTTCAGCACGAAACTCATCCAGGTCCTGAAACTTGCGGTATACAGAGGCAAAACGAATGTAGGCCACTTGGTCGAGGCTACGTAACGCTTTCATCACCGCCTCGCCCACCTCCCGGGCGTTCACCTCACGGTCACCACGTGCGCGCAACGTTTGACGAATGCGCTCTACCGAGGCTTCGATCGCTTCGGCACTGACCGGGCGTTTTTCCAGTGCGCGGAGCATCCCCGCACGTAGCTTTGCTTCATCGAAACTCTCGCGAGAACCGTCGGACTTCACCACCCGCGGCATGATCAACTCAGCGGTCTCGTACGTCGTAAAACGCTCATGGCAGCTGGCGCACTGGCGGCGTCGGCGCACCTGGTCACCCTCTGCCACCAGCCTGGAATCCGTCACTCTCGTATCGTTTGCACCACAAAAAGGGCAATGCATGGCAGTCAACCTATTATCAGTACGCACTAAAACCAGTACGTGCAGCGTGTCAGCCTGAACGAAGGGACGCAGCGTCACGGTGCGTGCTCTACGAGCCCTTCGCTATTTTGTAAACTGTTTTATCGCCAGCTGTCGGCGGTAGCCGACCCGCCGAGCTATCGTATGGCGGTGTTATACAGCCCCTATCTCAACGTATTGTAACGATTTGGCACACAAGCTGCAGCGTTTGTCGAAGGATGATTGAAAGGACGCCCGCTATGACCGCTTTCGAAAAGACCGTTCACCACTACCTCACCCAGCTATACGGCCCGCGCGCAGGGGAAGTGCAGCGGCGAATAGGTCAACACGTCGCGCATTTTCGCGAGGGAGCAAACGCTGCACCGACCGTTAACGGTCAATCTGTCGATGCACCAATGTGGAGCGAAAAGGATCAGTGGGTCATCTGTTACGGCGACTCGATCGTCGATGAGGGAACGCCACCGCTAGCCGTGCTGGATACGTTTTTGCAACGTTATCTGGGAGACACCGTCAGTGGGGTTCACGTGCTGCCCTTTTTCCCTTGGAGCAGCGACGACGGCTTTTCGGTGATTCATTATCGTGAGGTCAATAGTGAGCTGGGCGCGTGGTCGGACGTCCAAACCCTAGCCAGCCACTACGACTTGATGGCTGACTTGGTACTCAACCATGTCTCCCGAGAGTCGCTCTGGTTCGTCGACTATCTCACCGGTAGCCTACCCGGGCGCGACTATTTCATTGAGGTGGATCCTGACACGGACGTTTCCCAGGTCACCCGCCCGCGCAGCAGCCCGTTATTGGTGCCGATCTCGACGCGTCGCGGCACCCGCCACGTATGGGCTACCTTTTCGGAAGATCAAATCGATCTCAACTTCGAAAACCCGGACGTGCTGCTCGAGTTCGTGGGCATTTTGCTGTTCTACCTGCAGCAAGGCGTACGCATCATTCGCCTGGATGCAGTGGCCTTTCTATGGAAACGGCTCGGCACCCCGTGCATCCATCTGCCAGAGACCCATACCGTCGTGCGCTTACTGCGCGCTATCGTGGATGAGGTGGCGCCCGGCACGCTGTTAATTACCGAAACCAACGTGCCACACGCCGAAAACATTAGCTACTTCGGCTTGGAGCGGTTGACGCAGGGCACTCCCGACGAAGCCCACATGGTGTATCAGTTCGCCCTGCCCCCGCTTTTACTGCATACCCTGACCCGCGGGGAAGCGACGACGCTACAAACGTGGTTGAACAGCCTCCCGGTACTGCCGCCGCAGTGTACCTACTTGAACTTTACCGCAAGCCACGACGGTATAGGTGTACGGCCTCTTGAAGGCCTGCTCCCCGACCACGAGCGTGACGCGCTGCTGGAATTGATGCACCGCTTTGGTGGATTTGTCAGCATGCGCAGCAATCCTGACGGCAGCGACACGCCCTACGAGATCAATATCACATGGTTCGAGGCGATGCGCGGCACCCGCCGTGGCCCGGACCCGTGGCAAATTGCACGCTTTCTCTGCAGCCAAGCGATCATGCTCAGCTTGCAAGGGATCCCTGCGCTCTATATCCACACGCTCACCGGCACGCTGAACGATGTGGAAGGTGTGGAACGTAGCGGCCGCCTGCGCTCGATCAACCGCCGACGCTGGCAGCTCGATGAGCTTGCCTTGTTATTAGAAAGCCCCGCCACCCCGACTCATGACGTTTTTCACGCCCTGCATCGGCTGCTAACACAGCGTCGCCAAGAGCCTTGTTTCCACCCCAACGCCCCGCAGCGCGTGATCGACACTCCCCCTGAGCTGCTCGCCCTCGAGCGTGGCCCCCTGCCTAACGGTCGACGCCTACTCGCGCTCTATAACGTGACCGATGGTAAGGTCGATCTCACTCACGCAGGGGATGCCCTCCATCAAACGCTTACTCAGCATGACTGGCAGCCGATCGGCAGTGCGAGTACTCACCATGACGCGACGCTGCCACCCTATGCCGTGTGCTGGCTGGTGGCTGACGCTTGACGCTTGCGACATAACGACTCAGGCATCCATGATCGTCACTCTTACATAATCATCCGCTGCGATACTGTGTGACGATCATGTCACGAGGCAAGGAGGCGCGAGTGCCCCACGCCGTTTTACTAAAAGGATTATGCGATGTCATGGGTTTCATTAAAAAGTCTCGGTCGTGTCAGCCTGCTGGCCGCGACAGCTAGCACTGCCGTTGTCAGCTTCGCTGACGAGCTGCCCGCGCCCATTCAGGCGCTCGCCAACCAGGGTTTGACGATTCATGGTCAGTTCGATGCACCGGGCGGAATGCGCGGCTTTGGGGCCAGCGTGCAAGGGCAGGACATGGCGATTTATCTCACCCCCGATGGAGAGCATGCGATCATTGGCACGCTGGTCGACGGTGAAGGCACCGACCTGACTGAGGCCCAGCTCGATGAGCACGTACGAGCGCCGCTAGAAGCCGACACGTGGGCGCTGCTCGAAGAGAGCCACTGGATCCAGGATGGCAACCCGGATGCGCCACGCGTCATCTACACCTTTACTGACGCCAACTGCCCTTATTGCCGCCAACTATGGCAACAAACCCGCCCATGGGTAGAGGCTGGCAAGGTCCAGCTGCGCCATATCATGGTGGGTATTCTAGCCCCCAATAGCCCGGCACTCGCCGCCACGATACTGGGCGCCGAGGACCCATCCGCCGCGCTACATCGCCATAGTGAGGGCGATGAACTCTCCCCCAGCGCACAGCCACGAGACATCGAAGAGCAGGTCTACGACAACAATCAACTCTTCGAACAGCTCGGCCTCTACGCCACTCCCACCAGTGCGTTTCAACGCGAAACCGACAGCGGCACGGTCCGCATAGACCGTATTCAAGGCCTACCCAGCGACGAGCGCTTCATCGAAATGATGGGTAGCGAAGCGCCATGAGAGCGTCGATGCGGCTGGTATTGCTGCCCATTTGGCTAGCGGGACAGCCGCTGAGCAATGAACCAGCCCAACACCATGGCCGCCAACAGCGCGAGCAGCGGCAACGTTGCTCCGCCGATGGAGGCGATCGCAGGACCAGGGCAGTAACCCGATAGCCCCCAGCCCACGCCAAACAGCGCCGCGCCGCCTAACAATTTGGCATCCAGCTCTTGCTTGCTCGGCAGTTGGAAGTGGGTGCCAAACAGCGGCGTGCCGCGAGCGAAGACCACGCGATAGCCCACGAACGTGGTGCCGACGGCGCCACCCAGTACGAACATCAACGTCGGATCCCAGGCACCAGCCACATCCAAAAAGCCGAGCACGCGCGCGGGGTCGGTCATCCCGGAGATCGCGAGTCCTACACCGAACAGCAGGCCAGCGAGATATCCCGCCGCTGTTTTGACCGCTGGAACCCTCATGCTCCACCTCCCATGACATGGCGAACCACATAGACCGTCGCGATGGCCGCGACCAGGAAGGTGACGGTGGCCGCCATCGACCGAGGTGCCAAACGCGCCAAGCCACATACGCCGTGACCGCTGGTACAGCCACTGCCAAGTCCCGTGCCTACCCCTACCAGCAGGCCTGCCAACAGCATGAGCGGCACGCCGCCTGCGGGTTCACCGATCACCGCACCGGGGACGCCTGCCACGTTACCCAGCCCGCCCCCGGCCGCCATCACCAGCAACGGGCCGCTGACTAGCCCAGCCAAGAACGCCATGCGCCACGCGCTGTCTCCTCTCGGGCGCTGGGTCATCAGCCCTCCAATGATGCCGCTAATACCGGCAATACGGCCCAGCGCCCCCATTAGCCATACCGCTGAGAGGCCTATCAACACGCCTCCCATCAACCCTTGCAAACTTGCCAACCCATTGGCTGTTTCATTCATGACTGATGATCTCGCCTTCTACTTTCCAACATCAAAACCGGTTGATCGGCACTTTTAAATACACTTGCCCGTCATCTTCTGCTGGGGGCATTTCCCCCGCCCGCATATTGATCTGCACCGAAGGAATGATCAGGCGCGGCATACCTAACGTGGCATCCCTCTCGGTACGCATCTTGACGAACTCCTCTTCGGTAATGCCGTCATGCACATGGACGTTCGCTCGGCGCTGCTCGGCCACGCTCGTCTCATGTTGATAGTGCTCACGTCCAGGTGCTTGATAGTCGTGGCATAAAAACAGCCGCGTTTTTTCGGGTAGCGCCAGCACTTTCTGAATGGATTGATAGAGCGTGCGTGCGTCGCCGCCGGGGAAATCGCAGCGCGCGGTACCGTAGTCCGGCATGAACAAGGTATCCCCCACAAACGCGGCGTCGCCTATCACGTAGGTCAGACAGGCGGGCGTGTGGCCCGGCGTGTGCAGCACCCGCCCTTCGAGCCCACCAATGGCGAAGACATCGCCCTCTTTGAAGAGCGCATCGAACTGGCTGCCGTCTCGGGCAAACTCCGAGCCTGCATTGAAAGCCTTACCGAATATTTCCTGCACATCGACGATATGGGCACCAATACCGGTCTTGCCGCCTAGCGCCAAGTGTAGATAGGGGGCCGCCGACAGATGATCGGCGTGTACGTGCGTTTCTAAGATCCATTCCACCGTCAACCCCTGGCGGCGCACAAAGGCGATGATCTGCTCCGCCGAGCGAACGTCGGTGCGGCCAGCGGCGTAATCGAAGTCCAGTACGGAGTCGATGATGGCGCACGCAGCACTGTCGGGATCTTGCACCACGTAGCTGAATGTATTGGTAGGTTCGTCGAAAAAGTGGGTCACGATGGGGCGTTGCATCGAGAGCCTCCCATTGATGGATAACTATCGTTGAGTACGTGCCCTGAGTGTAGCGCAAATAAAGTTATATATTTATATCATTAAAGAATTAATAGTACTTTCCATCCCTACTTTTCGATTCACTCGACTAAGGTATGAACGATAATGGCCGATAACAGTGAGGGCTTACTTACTGCTTGGAATTTTTTATAGGGACACCATGAACCGTTTGACAACGACACAGAAACTTTGGGGCACGCTGGGCATCATTTGGGTGGCGATGCTACTGCTGGTGGGGTGGTTAGCGTGGGAAAACCGCCAAACCATCGAAAGTGAACGACGCGACAGTATTCAGCATATCGTGAGCAGCATCCATGGACAGTTAGAAGCGCTACAGGCACGCGCCGAGAGCGGCGAACTGACCGAAGAAGAAGCGCAGCAGCGAGCCATCGACAGCATCGCCAGCGTTCGTTTTGGTGAGGGGGAGTACGTCTTTGCTTTCGATGACGATTTAGCGATCGTTTCGCACCCTAACCGCCCCAGAGGCGAGGATATGAGTGCCTATCAAGACGCCAGCGGTATGCGACTCTATTCAGCCTTTTTGGACGTTGCCCAAGCCGGTGGTGGCCACGTGGACTACTACTCACGGCGTATTAGCGGTGACGACCAAGTGCCTAAAGTGAGCTATGTTGCCTACCTGCCAGAGTGGGGCTGGTCGCTGGCGGCTGGCGTGTATGTCGACGATATCAATGCCGCCTTCATTGCCCGGTTGATTCGTTCCGCCTTCATCCTCTTGGTGATCGGTGTACCGGTCACCCTCCTGATGGGCTGGGTCATTCGTGACGTTGCCCGCCGACTGGGCGGTGATCCACGCTATGCCGCCACGGTGGTACGTCACATCGCCGATGGGGATCTTACTCAAGCGGCCACCCTCTCCGCTAACGATCAGCATAGCTTGCTGTATGACATCAACCGCATGCGCGAAACGCTGGCGGGCACCATCAGTGACATTCACCACGGCGCGGATCAGGTGAATCACGGCGTGGAGCAAATCGTTGGCGTCAACGAAGAGCTTTCCACCCGTACCGAAGAGCAAGCTGCATCCCTGGCGGAGACCGCCTCCAGCATGGAGCAGCTAACGGCAACGGTAAAGCAGAACGCCGACCATGCTGACCATGCTCGTACCCTCGCCACCAAAACGGCGGAAAGTGCTCAACGTGGCAGCGACGCCATGGCGTCGGTGATTCATACCATGGAGAACATCAACAACAGCGCCACGCAGATGAGCAGTATCGTCAATACCATTGATGCCATCGCGTTCCAGACCAACATTCTGGCACTTAACGCTTCTGTAGAAGCAGCCCGCGCGGGGGAGCAGGGGCGTGGTTTTGCGGTGGTGGCCAACGAGGTTCGCCAGTTGGCTAGCCGCTCGGCGTCTGCTGCCCAGGAGATCAAAGGTTTGATCGAAAACGCGGATGCTCAGGTGGTCGAAGGCAGCCGCCAAGTTAAAAACACGGGTGAAATGATCAACGGTGTAGTGGCTGACATTCAGCAGCTCAGCACGCTGGTGCAGGACATCTCGGCAGCCACCATCGAACAAAGCAGCGGTATCGAGCAGGTCAATCAGGCCGTGACACAGATGGACCAAATGACGCAGCAAAACGCAGGGTTGGTACAGCAGAGTAACCACGCGACCCAGCAACTCGCGCAGCTGAGCACCCAGCTCCGCCATTTAGTGACCAACTTCAAGCTCGACCACCAAGCACCACAGGCCGCCATTGCCCCAGCCGCCATTACCCCACCTATGGCCCGCTCCTCCTCCTTTAGCGATTTTTAATCGCCCAGACATGGCCTCCGCCTAGCACGGCGGAGGCCATGCCATGCCTAATACGCCTCGACTAGACCTTGCCTTGATTATCCAGCTCTACCGCCTCGTGCATTCTGGCCAACAGGTCGGGCACGGCGGCTTGTACGCGGTTCCAGCTAGGAATGAAGGGCCGCTCCCGGGGATTGTCCAAAAACAGGTTTCCCGCTTCCAACAGGTTGCTGGCAAACAGCTCTACCGCCTGCTCTTCACAGTGACGATCCAAACTGAGGCCATTCATGGTGGCGTCGTGATCGTAAGCTTCGATCAAATCGAGCGCCAAACGATAGTACGTGGCTTTGAGCGTGCGGAAGTCTTCACTGCTAAAGCTCACTCCTTGCGTCGCTAACTTGCGATACAGGGCCTTGGCGATGTCCAAGCTCATTCGGTTCAGGCCACCGGTAGCATCCCCCTCGCTGACGGGCTGATGCTTGTGGTCATAGGCATCGGCAATGTCCACCTGACATAGTTGACGATGAGAGTAGTTACGCTGGAGCTCGGACAGCACGCCGATTTCAAGCCCCCAGTCGGCGGGAATACGAATGCCTTCCAGCACGTCGCTGCGCATTGCAAACTCGCCCGAGAGCGGATAACGAAAGCTATCCAAATAATCCAGATAAGGCAGCGGCCCGCATACGGTCTTGAGCGCCCGCAGCAGCGGCGTCACCATCAGCCGCGACACGCGGCCATTCAACTTTCCTTCGGCAATACGAGGGTAATACCCTTTACAGAAGCTGTAGTTGAAGCGAGGATGCGCCACGGGATACATGAGCCGCGCCAGCAAGCTACGGTCATAGGTGAGAATATCGCAGTCGTGTAGGCCTACCACCGATGAACGGCCGGAGGCCAATACGTATCCCGCGCAGTACCACACGTTGCGTCCTTTGCCGGGCTCTAGTGCGCCCAGGCCGTGGCTCTCCAGCTCGGCATCGAGTTCGCGCAAACGTGGGCCGTCGTTCCATAAAATGCGCGTGTGCTGAGGCAAACGGGAGAAAAACTCGCGGGCATACAAAAACTGTTCACGGTCGGCACGATCCAGGCCGATCACGATTTCATTGAGATACGGCACCTTTACCAACTCATCGACGATCGCCGATAGCGCGGGTCCCTCCAACTCGGAAAACAGCGACGGCAGGATGAGCCCCATCGGTCGACGGTTGGCGAACTGGCTTAGCTCTTGCTCGAGCGCCTCGACCGGGCGACGGGTAAGATTATGAAAATCGGTGATGACGCCGTTTTGATGGAAGTCACTCATACGCGAACCTCTTGATGGGTTAGGCCGTGACGGCTAGCAGTACTGGGGCCGCCGCTAGTCGGCGGTCGTCTCGCCCCCACCAGTGGGCCACCCCCTCGGCCCAGCCGGCGGGTCCGGCCGCTCGAGTGCGATACAGCGCTTCATTCGACGGGGTGACGGCCAGTTCGTGGCACCCTTTGATGACCACGGCCTGATCGACCGCCTCGAGCATGGATACATCGTTGGGACCATCGCCCAGGCCTAGAGATAGCGGCGGACGGCCGC includes:
- a CDS encoding YeeE/YedE family protein; the protein is MNETANGLASLQGLMGGVLIGLSAVWLMGALGRIAGISGIIGGLMTQRPRGDSAWRMAFLAGLVSGPLLVMAAGGGLGNVAGVPGAVIGEPAGGVPLMLLAGLLVGVGTGLGSGCTSGHGVCGLARLAPRSMAATVTFLVAAIATVYVVRHVMGGGA
- the dsbG gene encoding thiol:disulfide interchange protein DsbG, with the protein product MSWVSLKSLGRVSLLAATASTAVVSFADELPAPIQALANQGLTIHGQFDAPGGMRGFGASVQGQDMAIYLTPDGEHAIIGTLVDGEGTDLTEAQLDEHVRAPLEADTWALLEESHWIQDGNPDAPRVIYTFTDANCPYCRQLWQQTRPWVEAGKVQLRHIMVGILAPNSPALAATILGAEDPSAALHRHSEGDELSPSAQPRDIEEQVYDNNQLFEQLGLYATPTSAFQRETDSGTVRIDRIQGLPSDERFIEMMGSEAP
- a CDS encoding sugar phosphorylase, with the protein product MTAFEKTVHHYLTQLYGPRAGEVQRRIGQHVAHFREGANAAPTVNGQSVDAPMWSEKDQWVICYGDSIVDEGTPPLAVLDTFLQRYLGDTVSGVHVLPFFPWSSDDGFSVIHYREVNSELGAWSDVQTLASHYDLMADLVLNHVSRESLWFVDYLTGSLPGRDYFIEVDPDTDVSQVTRPRSSPLLVPISTRRGTRHVWATFSEDQIDLNFENPDVLLEFVGILLFYLQQGVRIIRLDAVAFLWKRLGTPCIHLPETHTVVRLLRAIVDEVAPGTLLITETNVPHAENISYFGLERLTQGTPDEAHMVYQFALPPLLLHTLTRGEATTLQTWLNSLPVLPPQCTYLNFTASHDGIGVRPLEGLLPDHERDALLELMHRFGGFVSMRSNPDGSDTPYEINITWFEAMRGTRRGPDPWQIARFLCSQAIMLSLQGIPALYIHTLTGTLNDVEGVERSGRLRSINRRRWQLDELALLLESPATPTHDVFHALHRLLTQRRQEPCFHPNAPQRVIDTPPELLALERGPLPNGRRLLALYNVTDGKVDLTHAGDALHQTLTQHDWQPIGSASTHHDATLPPYAVCWLVADA
- a CDS encoding methyl-accepting chemotaxis protein — protein: MNRLTTTQKLWGTLGIIWVAMLLLVGWLAWENRQTIESERRDSIQHIVSSIHGQLEALQARAESGELTEEEAQQRAIDSIASVRFGEGEYVFAFDDDLAIVSHPNRPRGEDMSAYQDASGMRLYSAFLDVAQAGGGHVDYYSRRISGDDQVPKVSYVAYLPEWGWSLAAGVYVDDINAAFIARLIRSAFILLVIGVPVTLLMGWVIRDVARRLGGDPRYAATVVRHIADGDLTQAATLSANDQHSLLYDINRMRETLAGTISDIHHGADQVNHGVEQIVGVNEELSTRTEEQAASLAETASSMEQLTATVKQNADHADHARTLATKTAESAQRGSDAMASVIHTMENINNSATQMSSIVNTIDAIAFQTNILALNASVEAARAGEQGRGFAVVANEVRQLASRSASAAQEIKGLIENADAQVVEGSRQVKNTGEMINGVVADIQQLSTLVQDISAATIEQSSGIEQVNQAVTQMDQMTQQNAGLVQQSNHATQQLAQLSTQLRHLVTNFKLDHQAPQAAIAPAAITPPMARSSSFSDF
- the nrdR gene encoding transcriptional regulator NrdR, which encodes MHCPFCGANDTRVTDSRLVAEGDQVRRRRQCASCHERFTTYETAELIMPRVVKSDGSRESFDEAKLRAGMLRALEKRPVSAEAIEASVERIRQTLRARGDREVNAREVGEAVMKALRSLDQVAYIRFASVYRKFQDLDEFRAEIDRLSQEPSDEPAGQGSPNGAS
- a CDS encoding glycosyl transferase, giving the protein MSDFHQNGVITDFHNLTRRPVEALEQELSQFANRRPMGLILPSLFSELEGPALSAIVDELVKVPYLNEIVIGLDRADREQFLYAREFFSRLPQHTRILWNDGPRLRELDAELESHGLGALEPGKGRNVWYCAGYVLASGRSSVVGLHDCDILTYDRSLLARLMYPVAHPRFNYSFCKGYYPRIAEGKLNGRVSRLMVTPLLRALKTVCGPLPYLDYLDSFRYPLSGEFAMRSDVLEGIRIPADWGLEIGVLSELQRNYSHRQLCQVDIADAYDHKHQPVSEGDATGGLNRMSLDIAKALYRKLATQGVSFSSEDFRTLKATYYRLALDLIEAYDHDATMNGLSLDRHCEEQAVELFASNLLEAGNLFLDNPRERPFIPSWNRVQAAVPDLLARMHEAVELDNQGKV
- a CDS encoding MBL fold metallo-hydrolase, translated to MQRPIVTHFFDEPTNTFSYVVQDPDSAACAIIDSVLDFDYAAGRTDVRSAEQIIAFVRRQGLTVEWILETHVHADHLSAAPYLHLALGGKTGIGAHIVDVQEIFGKAFNAGSEFARDGSQFDALFKEGDVFAIGGLEGRVLHTPGHTPACLTYVIGDAAFVGDTLFMPDYGTARCDFPGGDARTLYQSIQKVLALPEKTRLFLCHDYQAPGREHYQHETSVAEQRRANVHVHDGITEEEFVKMRTERDATLGMPRLIIPSVQINMRAGEMPPAEDDGQVYLKVPINRF
- a CDS encoding DUF6691 family protein, which translates into the protein MRVPAVKTAAGYLAGLLFGVGLAISGMTDPARVLGFLDVAGAWDPTLMFVLGGAVGTTFVGYRVVFARGTPLFGTHFQLPSKQELDAKLLGGAALFGVGWGLSGYCPGPAIASIGGATLPLLALLAAMVLGWFIAQRLSR